The Argentina anserina chromosome 5, drPotAnse1.1, whole genome shotgun sequence genome includes the window AACTGGATGTGCATGCTCTAACAAATGCTTTATAAAGAGTAGCAGAGAGAAATTACTTCTCATTTGAAGGTTCATTACGGAGGACTTCAGGTGCCATCCACTGAGGCTGCATCAACATAAAAACATCAGTGCAGGCAATCAACAGTAATTCACAGAAACTCACAGCATCATTTGAGTTATTCATTTCATTTTCCGAATTATTGTGGATGACCATGCAGCTGATCAACGCAGATTCAAAAAGAGAAAGCGAGAGCCTTACTGTTCCTCTCCCAGATTTTGCAGTCAAGAAGCTTGCGTTCTTGAACTTGGACAGACCAAAGTCTCCAACCTAACAATAGCAAACTTGCATAAACAAATGTTATATTCTCAATGTACACGAAATAGTAGTGCCCACAACCATGACACATACCTTGACAGTCCAGTTCTTATCAACCAGCAAGTTAGACGATTTCAAGTCTCTGTGAACTATTGGTGGATTTCTACGATGCAAGTAATTCATACCTCTCGCCTGTAATAAAAGAGCAAATTTGTCACCTTCTTCTAAAGAAAAAGAGTCTTAAGACCACTTGTAAAGAGAGAACTGATCgcgcagagagagagagagagagagagagagagagagagagagagattagcATAGACGCACAACATCAAGGGCCATCCTCATACGTCGTTTAGTATCCAATGCTTGATTGTTTTTGTGAAGTTGTCTGAAAAGACTTCCCCTGATCAAACAGAACTATAAATAAAGCAAGCAGACACCATAATGTCACACTAAGCAGCATGAAGTACATTTAAGTCATTAAAGTTATAACTCAAAAGATGAGACCATTGTGTCCACTCTTAATATCATTCACAGTCCATAACTGAAGATGCAAGATAGCCAATTACCTAGGTAAGTACTCTGTGACAATAGCAAGACGTTCTTGAGAATATACCGCTCCCATAAATAGCAGTACATTAGGATGCCGCAATCTTTTCATTATATCAATCTGAAGAATGCAAAAGTCATGCTGGAATCAGTTGGCCTTGTTTCTCAAATGATAATAACAAAGATTTAGCTCACGGGATGTTTTCACCTCCTTTCTGTAATCACGTAAAATCCCCTCATTGTATTCATTTTTAAAGTAAACCTTGATGGCAACATCCTGAACAGcacaaatgaaaattttattgGTTAGCATGGTATATCAATTTTCAAGGAGCTAATTAAATTTAGAAATGTACCGATCCATTCCACATTCCACGATACACAATAGCACATGAACCTGTGAGATAAGAACAAACATTAATTATCAGaaaccacacacacacacaaccaCTGAAAAACACATATACAGTATCCTCTTAATATCAAATATCGGGTATCCTAAATAAAACAGTTCACCTCCTTCTCCCATTACAAAttcaattctttttcttttttctccatGTGAGCGTAGAATGGGCAGCAAAATATATAACACAAGTAATAGATCTTACCTTGTCCAATTCCCTCTCCCAAATGTAGGTCCTCCCAAAGAATCTCACAACCTCCTATGGAAGGAGAATCAGTATCCCCTTTGCTTGATGAACTACTGGGGCTGTGAGTGCTCTCTCCTGAACTTGGTAATGGTTGACCATCTCGTTGTCTTTCCACTGCCTCTTCTACCTCTGAAGTACTCAAGTTGCAATCTTCAGGCTCCAGATCATTTGCATATAGTAAACTTGGCAATATATGACTTGGTCCATGCAACCCAAAGGACTCCTTGAACTCCCTTGAAGACACTAAGTTAGAACTCATATCCAAATCAATTGGATTCTTATGCCCATATAAACTTGATGGGTTTAAATTTCTAGGGGAATCAGATTGCTCTTTCACTTCATTGCTACATATACTAGTTTCACTTTTGCCATTTTCCTGAGATGTTGCGAATTCTTGTTTCCCACCTTTGTTGGCTCCTTtaatgttcaactttgccaAGAACTTTGCCGCCTGCAATATCTCAAAAAAGTTTAGTGAcagtaataaaataataaaccGTTCATAGATACCACAACTTATTTATGGCGGAGAGACTCACTAATGCACCAGCTTTCTCTAAGTTAGCATTTGCAGTGTCTGCTGTTGAGTTCTCCCTAGCCTTGTTAAACTCACTTGGATTGCATCCATTGTCATCATTTCGTGAGAGCAGTTTGGAGGCCTTATTAGTTCATAAGTAGATTAATTAGAACAAATTTCGAGTTCTAAGAAGGGAAAAGAAGTATCGATGGTTGTGTTATACATAATCACCAGATTGGAAACAGATGATGCAATCTGTGGCACTGGTGCAACCGGTGGCCGGCCTGAGTGTAACTGGCTCTTATTCCAGTTTAATTGCCATCCCCTATGCTCACGCTTCTTTTCTGCTTCTATTCTATTGAACAATGTCGCATCCCTTGAGACGGTGATGATACCAACAAGGTCACCATCATCATACAGTGGGCTTTTCGTCACCATCGCCATAAATACCTCTCCCGACCTCTTTCTGAACGGAAATTGACCCGACCATGTTAAGCCAATACTCAATCTTTCCATAATCGTCTTCAAAGGTGCATAGTAGTCTTCAGCAATGAGGAGTTCAGCAACCCTTTGTCCAAGCGCTTCATAGTCCTTCCATCCGTAGAGATTCTCGGCCGCACGATTCCTGGATTAAACTCAACACTTGTAAACTCAAAGTCTCAAACTACATTTGATACGCGTCCCAGCATATCAATTTCCTACTGAGAAGCACATTCAACAGTACAGAGATCTCAAACCATTTTGATTTCACATATCTTAAAACGTATATGAGTTTCCATCAACACTATCTTTAGTAACATGAAAAATTGAACATCACACAACAATTAATGCTCAAATCTATTGATTCACATGTTTTAAATCTCAATCTTCTCTAGCCTAGTTACTATGTGAAATGATTCATCAATTGTAGCCGATTCGTTTCGCTACACTTCACTAACCAAACTTGCtgaaacgatttaaagatactaaaCAAGCACAAACACCTCTTATAAGGATCAACAAACTGTTTCATCAATATTGTAAGCATAATCAATCACCACCAATCAAATATTCACATAAACACAGCCATATACCTTGAACTTTCTATCATAAATAACTTAAAAATCaagtttataaaaaaaaaatttctaaatGACTGTTtcattgaaacttgaaagtttGAAATGACTGAGATAAACAAGAGTCACAGTTTTAATTGAGCAATTGAAGCTTCAGAGCATCAAAACGACGCAGTTTCATCTGACTACCTACCAGTACTGGATCTCCCCGCCGGTGGCGGTGCAGACGTGGACGGCGTGGCCCATGTTGTCCAATATGTTCCGGTACGGACTCCCGGACAGGAAGAACCCCCGTATGCGGTGCGGGACCGAGTACTCTGACGTCAGCATCACGATAGCATcttccccctcctcctccgccgtcTCCGCTATCGTCTTCTGGTGCTGGAGCTCATGAAACTCGGCCCGGAGTCTGACGTGGCTGGCCTCCAAGCTCCGGCACCGGCCGAGCAGCAGGCGGTACATGCTCGACTGAGGTTCCGCCATGGGCGTCCTCGACGAGATCTCCGGCGGGGTGCGCAGAGCGCATAGTTAAAGACTGTTTGGCTCCGCCAGAGAACACTATTATCGAGAAGGTTCCGATCGAAATCGCTTAGCTCCGTTATTAATTGTAATATTCCTCGCTGGACGAGGGAGGGGCTGCCAGGTGTCCCACTCGTTTGGGTGACGTGGGCCACAAAAAGAAAGTAGGGGTGGGATTGGATGATGACGAGGGGACCGGATAAACCCCGCAGATTTTGTGCTGAAAATGAGTGGACGGATGTGATTTGGTTATGAAGAGGAGAGTCGAGAATGGTGGGTCGGCAGGTTCCGACTTCATAGCCGATGTCCACTGATTATGGCCACATGATGATGCACTTGAGTGACGCAAGCCATTTTGCAATTCCATTTTTGTCCGAGTTTACATGGGCTCGTGTGACCCAAGGGCGGGTCCTACGAAAGCGTCGTTTGAATTTCTCATCGCAATTCCCGCCAACCCCCATAACtgcctccttctccttctttcgATCACAGACAATGACAACCCTGCCACCAAAACTATGGCTCAccatcctcctcttcctcccttGCTTTACCTGCGACGTCGCCGGAGTCCAGATCCTCTCCAAATCGAAACTGGAAAAGTGCGAGAAGACTTCAGATTCCGGTGATCTCAATTGCACCAAGAAGATCGTCCTCAACATGGCCGTCCCTAGCGGCCCTGTAAGTTACAAACTCACCCTTGGCTATTTAAGGAATGTTATAAAACTTTAATTGGTTTGATGGGTTTATAGAGTGGGGGTGAGGCTTCCATCGTTGCGGAAATTGTAGAGGTGGAGGACAATTCGAGCAAGAAGATGCAGACTTTTCGAATACCGCCTGCCCTGACTGTCAATAAATCCGCAGCTTATGCCTTGTATGAGCTCACCTACATTCGAGTAGGGCAATGCTTACCTTTTACTTGTTAAAAATGTTTTGTGCttcttgattttgattcttgaaacTTCATACCAGGATGTTGCTTATAAACCTGAAGAGTATAATGTAGAGACTCGAAAGTGTGAGCCAGATGCAGATGCAAATGTTGTGAAGATATGTGAGAGGCAAACAATCGATTACCCTTTTTTGTTGTATTGGTTATCATTTCTCTCATTCCCTGActgtgtttttgtttgtttaagTGATATGGATTGAACCTTTGGATTTACATTTTTCGAGAATTACCTTATAGCTACTACCGTTAGGACATTACATGATTTCATTGTTTGCGTCAATGTAGTATACATGCAGTGTGCCAAGCAAAGAAGCTTATCTTGGTGCTGCTTAAACCCAATAGATATTTTTCTTTGCTTTCAGTGATTGATTGTCTTCAATTTCATGTCCGAATTAAAACTCCTACAGATGTTTTTCTGTAGTCTACACAATGTTAATACATGTTGAAAAATACTGCTTACTTGGACCTGTATGGACTGAACTTCATAGCCTTCATGGAAACTAAATGTATATGTTCAGTTTACAAGTGATGCACTTCTGTTGTGTGTTCTGTAGGTTACGAAATGAAAATGGTCACATTATTGAACATACAGAGGTAGCTTTTCCACACAGTTTAGTATTATTCTGAAACATATAATTTCCTGGGCACAAGTGGTCTTCTCAGTCTTTCACAACAGCTATTTCTTTTACTTGCTTGCCAAAACCTGATCTGTCATGCTGTTTTTCGTAGCCAACATGCTGTCCTTGTGGGCCTCAAAGGCGGGTACCTTCATCATGTGGGAATGTTTGTAAGTGCATGTTATGATCTTATCATGTTTTGTGTCTCTTAAACATTACATGCGCAATGCCTTTGATCAGTTTGTTATATTGACCTCACTTTCTTGAGCTAGTTGACAAGCTGTTGAAAGGAAAAGCCAATACAGCTCACTGTGTCCGCTTCCCAGGTGATTGGTATGGTCCTTGTACTAAGTCTTTGATAGTTGTGCTTATATTTCTCGAGCATTGATGGTTCTTAATAAGATCTATCTGACATGCACAAATAGTAATACATGCAGCATGTCATCGCATGAACTTGTACAACTTAGAATTTTACACTAGTTTTATCTTTGATATATGTTTATGTTgcttattctttttcttctattttgatcaTTATTCACCAAGGAAGTTGACTGATTCTTTTCTTCTGTTAAATCGACTTAGGTTCCATGTTTTTGGTATTGGACAGCGGTCAGTTGGATTCAGTGTTCTCATTCAAGTAAAAACAGGATCTAAAGTTTCGGTGCGTTGCTTTTACTCATAATTGCATCATATCTTTATTGATTGGTTCTGGTGTGGTACGGTGCTCTTGTTTCTGCCATAAAATTTAGTTACTATACAACTGTACAAGACCTAATTTTTAGTATGAGACACATAAAAGTGTAGTCTTTCTGATATGCTGAAGTATTAGGTGTATTGAGAGTTTATTGAATGTTCATATAGGAATTCATTTCACTTGCTCCTTTCACATACTTCTCAGCACTCTATTTATTATTAAACTTAGCAAGTGTGATGCTGATCATATTGTTAGATTGATGCATTGCGGATTTGTAGTTGTTAACTGTTAAAGGAGCCAAAGTTTTATCGATttcattgatttttattttctcttataTGTTATGTGATTTACATTATTGAAAGTGAAAGGATAGGTTATAAAATGTTCTGTTAGCAAAGTTTTTTGTACACATTTGTTTTCTGCCAGGAGGTGCTTGTAGGTCCTGAAAACAGAACTGCAATATCCAGTGATAATTTTTTGCGAGCTAATCTTATTGGAGATTTCGTTGGATACACAAATATACCGACATTTGAGGATTATTACCTTGTAATTCCAAGGCAGGTACATttgtttatttaaattttaaagcATATTGGTTGCAGATAACTTCTTGCAGTTTGCTTTGTAGTTCAAGTAAGATGCATTGGTTCCAGATCATTTTATAGGGAGGCACAATATGAAGGTTACATAGTTCTCCCCACCATTTGCAGTAAAACGGGTCTTCTTGTTCTCATTATATGAATGCTCAATTACTCCACATTCAAAAGTCACCAACACATTTCATTGAAATACATATACAGATTTCTTCTGCTAGACTGTCATATTTTAGGTTTATATAAACAAGTATTTAATTGGTAAACATGTATGTTATAGAATCCGACACTGCTTATATTTCTTATATCGCTGATTCACTGACAGTTACCTTTTCTTTGTGAAAGGGGGGCTCAGGTCAACCCCAGAATTTGGGAAGGAACTTTTCTATGTGGATGCTGCTGGAGAGAGTCAGATTTACTTTAGATGGTGTTGAATGTAATAAAATCGGTGTCGACTACGAAGCTTTTAATGGGCAGCCAAACTTTTGCTCTTCACCATTCTGGAGTTGCTTGCATAATCAGCTATGGAATTTCTGGGAGGTCTGTTTCTACCTCTTCAAAGCTCTATCTTCTTCGATCAGTTCATGTTCCTATTTTTTCGGTCTCCTCTTTGTATGGTTATATTTACATATTGCCATGCTATTGACCTTTTACAGTTGATACAATTTAGTTATTTTCTGGTCTTCTGTTTGTGAGCATATGATGTACACAGTTGACTAGCATGTACTCAAGCATCAAATTGAAAGCTACTTGCTCCAAGATCTTAACATGATCTCTGCTGATAATTTGATATACATGTTCTTTTATCTATTGTTCATCTAGATATATGTTATATATCTATCGAAATATGTAGTATATAAATTTGTATGAAGAGAAAGTCTCTTTTATTTCTCTAGTATTGTAtttgcttatatatatatatatatatttttttttttttttcaaactgaacTTTATTAATTCACATAAAACTACATCAACTGGGTTTCTGGGGAAAATCTGTTCACAATAGAGAACCCCCAGTACCAGCACTATTACTTTACATCAATAACATCATCTGATTGTTattgttttattatttgataAACAAGTAACTTATTATTGTTTATGATAGGCTGATCAAAACCGTATCACAAGGAAGCAGGTACCACTTTATGGTGTGGAAGGAAGGTTCGAGAGGATAAACCAGCATCCAGTAATGTTACAGAATTTTTTGAGTCAATATAGTGAATTTTACAGGGAATTTCCTTTCATTTGGACTCATATAAATTTGATACTGGTCGCAGAATGCAGGGACTCATTCATTTTCCATTGGAATCACGGAAATCATTAATACAAATCTCTTGATAGAATTAAGTGCTGATGATGTAGATTATGTGTACCAAAGGTTAGAATTTCCAGATTACGTTTCATGTCTGCCAGCCAATATCAAGTATCTATGTAAATTGATTATGCTTACGAGTATTGTTTGAAGCACGATTATGGATTCCAGTGCTCTATATAGAATTTTTCCCTTTTTCCTTAATtgataatatgtattttataGGAGTCCTGGGAAAATCTTAAGCATCAACATTCCAACATTTGAGGCCCTTACTCAATTTGGAACTGCTACAATCACAGCAAAGAACACTGGTGAAGTGGAAGCATCGTATAGTCTAACGGTAGGCGATCAACTGTTCTTTATTTTAATGAATTATTGTTTCCCTTATTCTTCTAGGCTAGATACATTTGGATTATTTAAATCGACGTTTTGGTTCTGATAACTTTTTGTTCTGAATTGTGACTGCACAACTAGGTTGATTATACTTGGATACTGTCTTTACCtgataaacaacaacttaggCGAATAGGTGAAAGTATTTTACTTATGAAGCATATATTGGTATATTAATGCTTAATATTATATTCCTTGATGGTTCTTTCATGAGGTGCTTACTTCTAACATGCTCTGTTCAAATATGGATCTCAATTTCTGATAATTTTTCTACAGTTTGGATAGTTCTTGATGCTAGTGAAAACCCAGTGTTCGTATTAATGCTTGCATTTCATTGTGATCATCTTATATGAAGAAGAAGGTTTTAAGATTCAAATATTGATTCCCTAGTATTTGAAATGGATGCATTACTGATTCACCAGCTTCAATGTAGTACTTGTCTACAACTTCAGTGGATGGCTGTTGCATTATGTTGTGAGaaaaatttactgtttttttttttgcagtttGATTGCTCGAGTGATGTCACCCTTATGGAGGTACTCTTGTCCTGACTGCTCATGTATCTAGACTTATCATGTTGATAAGTATTAATTTGTTAGATGAACTGTTTTCAGGAACAATACTTCATTATGAAGCCAAAAGAAACGTTAACCCGATCCTTCAAACTTTACCCAGGTACAGATCAAGCTGCAAAGTACGTCTGTGCAGGTACGATCTTCCAAAGTCAGAATGATAATTAAAtggcctaaaataataattcttgGACTGATTTGGATCTTAAAATGCAGCTATACTTAAGGACTCTAATTATAATGAAGTTGATAGAGCCGAGTGCCAGTTTTCTACAACATCTACTGTCGTTGATAATGGATCACAGGTTAGTGCAGCTAAGATACCAGAAATTTCATTTGCTTATGAACAAAGTAAAGCTTGCTAAACCACCATGGAATAAGCAGTTTCCGCATCTGATTAATATACTAAAAGACAACAGCTGATCAACCTGATGTCGCTTTATGAAATATCACAACCTTCTCATTTGATTTATATGAACCAGTTAAGTCATTACTTGTTTCAGGGTAATCCCTTTAGGCCACCAAAGACAGGAACAACTGGATTCTTTGACTCTATTGAAAGCATTTGGAACCATGTGTGGAAGACTATTAAAGATTTTATCACCGGTAAAAATTGCAGGTACTTGTTGCATAG containing:
- the LOC126796376 gene encoding serine/threonine-protein kinase EDR1 isoform X2; this encodes MAEPQSSMYRLLLGRCRSLEASHVRLRAEFHELQHQKTIAETAEEEGEDAIVMLTSEYSVPHRIRGFFLSGSPYRNILDNMGHAVHVCTATGGEIQYWNRAAENLYGWKDYEALGQRVAELLIAEDYYAPLKTIMERLSIGLTWSGQFPFRKRSGEVFMAMVTKSPLYDDGDLVGIITVSRDATLFNRIEAEKKREHRGWQLNWNKSQLHSGRPPVAPVPQIASSVSNLASKLLSRNDDNGCNPSEFNKARENSTADTANANLEKAGALAAKFLAKLNIKGANKGGKQEFATSQENGKSETSICSNEVKEQSDSPRNLNPSSLYGHKNPIDLDMSSNLVSSREFKESFGLHGPSHILPSLLYANDLEPEDCNLSTSEVEEAVERQRDGQPLPSSGESTHSPSSSSSKGDTDSPSIGGCEILWEDLHLGEGIGQGSCAIVYRGMWNGSDVAIKVYFKNEYNEGILRDYRKEIDIMKRLRHPNVLLFMGAVYSQERLAIVTEYLPRGSLFRQLHKNNQALDTKRRMRMALDVARGMNYLHRRNPPIVHRDLKSSNLLVDKNWTVKVGDFGLSKFKNASFLTAKSGRGTPQWMAPEVLRNEPSNEKSDVYSFGVILWELMTVSVPWNNLNPLQVVGVVGFMDRRLEIPEGIDSEVVSIIEDCWQSDPGQRPSFEDIIHKMKELVVKGEAASVRSANP
- the LOC126796376 gene encoding serine/threonine-protein kinase EDR1 isoform X1; its protein translation is MAEPQSSMYRLLLGRCRSLEASHVRLRAEFHELQHQKTIAETAEEEGEDAIVMLTSEYSVPHRIRGFFLSGSPYRNILDNMGHAVHVCTATGGEIQYWNRAAENLYGWKDYEALGQRVAELLIAEDYYAPLKTIMERLSIGLTWSGQFPFRKRSGEVFMAMVTKSPLYDDGDLVGIITVSRDATLFNRIEAEKKREHRGWQLNWNKSQLHSGRPPVAPVPQIASSVSNLASKLLSRNDDNGCNPSEFNKARENSTADTANANLEKAGALAAKFLAKLNIKGANKGGKQEFATSQENGKSETSICSNEVKEQSDSPRNLNPSSLYGHKNPIDLDMSSNLVSSREFKESFGLHGPSHILPSLLYANDLEPEDCNLSTSEVEEAVERQRDGQPLPSSGESTHSPSSSSSKGDTDSPSIGGCEILWEDLHLGEGIGQGSCAIVYRGMWNGSDVAIKVYFKNEYNEGILRDYRKEIDIMKRLRHPNVLLFMGAVYSQERLAIVTEYLPRGSLFRQLHKNNQALDTKRRMRMALDVARGMNYLHRRNPPIVHRDLKSSNLLVDKNWTVKVGDFGLSKFKNASFLTAKSGRGTPQWMAPEVLRNEPSNEKSDVYSFGVILWELMTVSVPWNNLNPLQVVGVVGFMDRRLEIPEGIDSEVVSIIEDCWQSSDPGQRPSFEDIIHKMKELVVKGEAASVRSANP
- the LOC126796378 gene encoding protein HAPLESS 2 isoform X2: MTTLPPKLWLTILLFLPCFTCDVAGVQILSKSKLEKCEKTSDSGDLNCTKKIVLNMAVPSGPSGGEASIVAEIVEVEDNSSKKMQTFRIPPALTVNKSAAYALYELTYIRDVAYKPEEYNVETRKCEPDADANVVKICERLRNENGHIIEHTEPTCCPCGPQRRVPSSCGNVFDKLLKGKANTAHCVRFPGDWFHVFGIGQRSVGFSVLIQVKTGSKVSEVLVGPENRTAISSDNFLRANLIGDFVGYTNIPTFEDYYLVIPRQGGSGQPQNLGRNFSMWMLLERVRFTLDGVECNKIGVDYEAFNGQPNFCSSPFWSCLHNQLWNFWEADQNRITRKQVPLYGVEGRFERINQHPNAGTHSFSIGITEIINTNLLIELSADDVDYVYQRSPGKILSINIPTFEALTQFGTATITAKNTGEVEASYSLTFDCSSDVTLMEEQYFIMKPKETLTRSFKLYPGTDQAAKYVCAAILKDSNYNEVDRAECQFSTTSTVVDNGSQGNPFRPPKTGTTGFFDSIESIWNHVWKTIKDFITGKNCRTKCSGFFDFKCHIQYICMSWILMFGLLLAIFPTVIVLLWLLHQKGLFDPLYDWWEDQFWEHSLNTKNTRHRINVDHRHVHVHKHHRHEARHHNYDSHHKRKGSHHDHKHGHLERGSDYRYHLHHVLKHGRRKISSVTQKVDENTGYHGQKKQRRTTKDYTQ
- the LOC126796378 gene encoding protein HAPLESS 2 isoform X1, producing the protein MLRNENGHIIEHTEPTCCPCGPQRRVPSSCGNVFDKLLKGKANTAHCVRFPGDWFHVFGIGQRSVGFSVLIQVKTGSKVSEVLVGPENRTAISSDNFLRANLIGDFVGYTNIPTFEDYYLVIPRQGGSGQPQNLGRNFSMWMLLERVRFTLDGVECNKIGVDYEAFNGQPNFCSSPFWSCLHNQLWNFWEADQNRITRKQVPLYGVEGRFERINQHPNAGTHSFSIGITEIINTNLLIELSADDVDYVYQRSPGKILSINIPTFEALTQFGTATITAKNTGEVEASYSLTFDCSSDVTLMEEQYFIMKPKETLTRSFKLYPGTDQAAKYVCAAILKDSNYNEVDRAECQFSTTSTVVDNGSQGNPFRPPKTGTTGFFDSIESIWNHVWKTIKDFITGKNCRTKCSGFFDFKCHIQYICMSWILMFGLLLAIFPTVIVLLWLLHQKGLFDPLYDWWEDQFWEHSLNTKNTRHRINVDHRHVHVHKHHRHEARHHNYDSHHKRKGSHHDHKHGHLERGSDYRYHLHHVLKHGRRKISSVTQKVDENTGYHGQKKQRRTTKDYTQ